A genomic window from Limisphaerales bacterium includes:
- a CDS encoding rhodanese-like domain-containing protein, with protein sequence MKKLLSLIAIAVLAINVQAGEYPDISIGDLEKAIKAGKVVVIDVNGAKSFTKRGHIPGAVAFKDAKNLAKQLEKSDKDTLVVAYCGGPKCNAYKRGASVAADLGFKNVKHLSAGISGWIKAGKKLEKN encoded by the coding sequence ATGAAAAAACTGTTATCTCTCATTGCAATCGCGGTTCTCGCGATTAACGTGCAGGCCGGCGAATACCCGGACATCAGCATCGGCGACCTCGAAAAAGCCATCAAGGCCGGCAAGGTAGTCGTCATCGACGTGAACGGCGCGAAGTCTTTCACCAAACGCGGGCACATCCCCGGCGCGGTAGCCTTCAAAGACGCGAAAAACCTGGCCAAGCAATTGGAAAAATCCGATAAAGACACCCTCGTGGTGGCTTACTGCGGCGGCCCCAAGTGCAATGCTTACAAGCGTGGCGCATCGGTGGCAGCGGATCTCGGCTTCAAAAACGTGAAGCACCTTTCCGCGGGCATCTCCGGCTGGATCAAAGCCGGCAAAAAGCTCGAGAAGAACTAA
- a CDS encoding acetylxylan esterase, producing the protein MKAVLIFGIAALVALGGWGWKATQIKHVEPVQSKTAEPLCELCVSPGSRASLLMAQPALIANPAPLDEKQIAAALSEKIIGPDLALEEVRVFNETRVPEMPRVRTAAEWKTKAAQMRKDVLDKVIFRGSAAAWRQTPLKVEWGETIENFPGYRIRKLKFEALPGWWIPALLYEPFELKGKVPVVMNVNGHARTGKATDYKQLRCINLVKRGMIVLNVEWIGMGQFANRMGHYQMNQLDLCGSSGIAPFYLNMSKGLDVLLAHPSADPKRVAVAGLSGGGWQTIFISSLDERVTLANPVAGYSSFKTRARHGKDLGDSEQTPNDLALYADYTHFTAMLGNRAVLLTNNAYDACCFTAGHALPPLVDAAAPIFSLHGRRDFLRTHINFKPGTHNFGVDNRQQLYRFIGDVFYPGDKQYPRNEIPSEKEIKTYDELIVPLPKDNHTFNTLALGLIKNLPRPQEGSKKARRAKLLTIVHAKNYKTKAMKIDGENALDGVAHYQFQIANDWTIPGTVFAPANPKGTTLLISDTGRKTQTARVKELLATGQRVVAFDPFFFGESKIKSRDFLHVILMHAVGERALGVQSGQIVALANWAKNEFDGEVNLNSIGPRLSVAARLAAVQTEAIASLELDNPMKSLKEMITANKGANHFPEMMCHGLLEHFDLPQIEALK; encoded by the coding sequence ATGAAAGCAGTACTTATTTTTGGCATCGCAGCCTTGGTCGCGCTGGGCGGTTGGGGCTGGAAAGCCACTCAAATTAAACACGTGGAACCGGTGCAATCCAAAACCGCCGAGCCGCTGTGCGAACTCTGCGTCTCCCCCGGCAGCCGCGCCTCGCTCTTGATGGCGCAGCCTGCTTTGATTGCCAATCCCGCTCCGCTTGACGAAAAACAAATCGCCGCCGCGCTCAGTGAAAAAATCATTGGCCCCGACCTTGCGTTGGAAGAAGTCCGTGTCTTCAACGAAACCCGCGTGCCCGAAATGCCCCGCGTTCGCACCGCCGCCGAATGGAAAACCAAGGCCGCTCAAATGCGCAAGGACGTCCTCGACAAAGTTATCTTCCGCGGCAGCGCGGCGGCTTGGCGCCAAACGCCGCTGAAAGTGGAATGGGGCGAAACCATTGAAAATTTTCCCGGCTATCGCATCAGAAAACTGAAATTTGAGGCATTGCCCGGCTGGTGGATTCCAGCGCTTCTTTACGAGCCGTTCGAGCTCAAGGGCAAAGTGCCCGTGGTGATGAATGTCAACGGCCACGCGCGCACCGGCAAGGCGACGGACTACAAACAACTCCGCTGCATCAACCTCGTGAAGCGCGGGATGATTGTGCTAAATGTGGAATGGATCGGCATGGGCCAATTCGCCAATCGGATGGGGCATTATCAAATGAACCAGCTCGACCTCTGCGGCTCATCGGGTATCGCGCCGTTTTATCTCAATATGAGCAAGGGCCTCGACGTGTTGCTCGCCCATCCCAGTGCCGACCCCAAACGCGTGGCGGTGGCGGGCCTTTCGGGTGGCGGTTGGCAGACGATTTTTATCAGTTCACTCGATGAACGCGTCACGCTTGCCAATCCTGTGGCCGGCTATTCCAGCTTCAAAACCCGCGCGCGCCACGGCAAGGACCTCGGTGATTCCGAGCAAACCCCCAACGATCTCGCCCTCTACGCCGACTACACGCACTTCACCGCGATGCTCGGCAACCGCGCCGTGCTGCTCACCAACAACGCTTACGACGCCTGCTGTTTCACCGCCGGCCACGCGTTGCCGCCGCTCGTCGATGCCGCCGCGCCCATCTTTAGCCTGCATGGCCGCCGCGATTTCCTGCGCACGCACATCAACTTCAAACCCGGCACCCACAACTTCGGCGTGGACAATCGCCAGCAACTTTATCGCTTCATCGGCGACGTGTTTTATCCCGGTGACAAACAATATCCCCGCAACGAAATCCCCAGTGAAAAAGAAATCAAAACCTACGACGAACTCATCGTCCCTTTGCCGAAGGACAACCACACCTTTAACACCCTCGCGCTGGGCTTAATCAAAAACCTGCCTCGACCCCAAGAGGGCAGCAAAAAAGCCCGCCGCGCCAAGCTGTTAACAATCGTTCACGCCAAAAACTACAAAACCAAGGCCATGAAAATCGATGGCGAAAACGCCCTCGACGGGGTAGCGCACTACCAATTCCAAATCGCCAATGACTGGACAATTCCCGGAACCGTCTTCGCGCCGGCCAATCCCAAAGGCACCACGCTATTGATTTCCGACACCGGCCGCAAAACCCAAACCGCCCGCGTGAAGGAACTGCTCGCCACCGGCCAACGCGTCGTTGCTTTCGACCCGTTTTTCTTCGGCGAATCCAAAATCAAAAGCCGCGATTTCCTCCACGTGATTTTGATGCACGCCGTCGGCGAGCGCGCCCTCGGCGTTCAATCCGGCCAGATCGTTGCTCTTGCCAACTGGGCTAAAAACGAATTCGACGGTGAAGTGAATCTCAATTCAATCGGCCCTCGGCTCAGCGTGGCCGCGCGGTTGGCGGCAGTGCAAACTGAAGCCATCGCCTCCCTTGAATTGGATAATCCGATGAAGAGCCTCAAAGAAATGATCACCGCCAACAAAGGCGCCAATCATTTCCCTGAAATGATGTGCCACGGACTGCTTGAGCATTTTGATTTGCCACAAATCGAGGCGCTGAAATAG
- the nifS gene encoding cysteine desulfurase NifS: protein MSEEPVYYFDNNATTRVAPEVLETMLPFLTEQWGNPSSAYTFGNRLVGAVEAAREQVAALINADPHEIIFTSCGTESSNAALNSALLTRPGKRHLVTTAVEHSANIKFCQAFEKRGGEVTWLPVDRAGQLDVHELHEAIREDTAAVTVMLANNETGVIFPIEEIAAMCRAKNVLFHTDAVQTPGKLKLDVKSMGVDFLSLSAHKLHAPKGIGLLYVRRGTPWQPYVMGGGQESGRRGGTENVAQIAAFGRAAELAMAGLEKDAARIRALRDRMEEGIMSSIEGVTRNGAREPRLLNTSNLSFANCEAEAILLLLDREGICASSGSACTTGSLAPSHVLTAMGVSPEHALGSVRLSLSHYSTDAEVDFLLEKLPGMIAKLRGASPRSMEPTAQSARS, encoded by the coding sequence ATGAGCGAAGAGCCAGTTTATTATTTCGATAACAACGCCACCACGCGTGTCGCGCCGGAGGTGTTGGAGACGATGCTGCCGTTTCTCACGGAGCAATGGGGTAACCCTTCCAGCGCGTATACGTTTGGCAATCGCCTCGTGGGGGCGGTGGAGGCCGCGCGCGAACAGGTGGCGGCGCTGATCAATGCCGATCCGCACGAAATCATTTTCACCAGTTGCGGCACCGAGAGTAGCAATGCCGCGCTCAATAGCGCGTTGCTCACGCGACCGGGCAAGCGACACCTTGTCACCACGGCGGTGGAGCATTCGGCCAATATTAAATTTTGCCAGGCCTTTGAAAAACGCGGCGGCGAAGTCACGTGGCTGCCGGTGGATCGCGCGGGCCAACTGGATGTGCACGAACTGCACGAAGCCATTCGCGAAGACACGGCAGCCGTCACGGTGATGCTGGCTAACAACGAGACAGGCGTGATTTTTCCGATCGAAGAAATCGCCGCGATGTGTCGTGCCAAGAATGTGCTGTTCCATACCGACGCCGTGCAGACGCCCGGCAAATTGAAGCTCGATGTGAAATCGATGGGCGTGGATTTCCTTTCGCTCTCGGCCCATAAACTCCACGCGCCCAAAGGCATCGGATTATTGTACGTGCGGCGAGGCACGCCGTGGCAACCGTACGTGATGGGTGGCGGTCAGGAAAGCGGCCGACGCGGCGGCACAGAAAACGTCGCGCAAATCGCCGCCTTCGGTCGCGCAGCTGAGTTGGCGATGGCAGGCTTGGAAAAGGACGCCGCGCGCATCCGCGCACTGCGCGATCGGATGGAGGAAGGCATTATGAGCAGCATCGAAGGGGTCACGCGCAATGGCGCGCGGGAACCGCGTTTGCTGAACACCAGCAACTTGAGTTTTGCTAATTGCGAAGCGGAGGCAATTTTGTTGCTGCTCGATCGCGAAGGCATTTGCGCCAGCAGCGGCTCGGCGTGCACCACCGGTTCGCTGGCGCCGAGCCACGTTTTGACGGCGATGGGCGTTTCGCCCGAACACGCGCTCGGCTCGGTGCGACTGAGCCTCAGCCATTACTCCACCGATGCGGAAGTCGATTTTCTGCTAGAAAAACTACCCGGAATGATTGCCAAACTACGCGGCGCTTCCCCGCGCTCGATGGAGCCCACCGCGCAATCCGCCCGATCTTAG
- a CDS encoding N-acetyltransferase, whose translation MSDAVKIRPALREDVPGILVIYNAAVREPASAYEDVPHTLAQREEWFDHFSGRNFPVLVAESNGVIVGWGSLGPHQERMGFRFTGAVAVYVAERHRRQGIGGRLLGKLMEAGRARQLHVVLATIDAGNEPSLQLHAQHGFTQAGVFPEAGCKFGEWRDVVCLQRRLDDRPMP comes from the coding sequence GTGAGCGATGCTGTAAAAATTCGGCCGGCGTTGCGCGAGGATGTGCCGGGGATTTTGGTGATTTATAATGCCGCCGTGCGCGAGCCGGCGTCGGCGTATGAAGACGTGCCGCACACGCTGGCGCAACGGGAGGAATGGTTTGATCATTTTTCGGGGCGCAATTTTCCCGTTTTGGTGGCGGAATCAAACGGAGTGATTGTGGGCTGGGGCTCGCTGGGGCCGCATCAGGAGCGGATGGGATTTCGCTTCACCGGCGCGGTGGCGGTGTACGTGGCGGAGCGGCATCGGCGGCAGGGCATCGGCGGCCGGTTATTGGGTAAGTTGATGGAGGCGGGGCGCGCGCGGCAGCTGCACGTGGTGCTGGCGACGATTGATGCGGGCAATGAACCGAGCCTGCAACTGCACGCGCAACACGGCTTCACACAGGCGGGGGTGTTTCCAGAGGCGGGCTGCAAGTTTGGCGAATGGCGGGATGTGGTTTGCCTGCAGCGGCGGCTGGACGATCGGCCGATGCCCTAA
- a CDS encoding aspartate-semialdehyde dehydrogenase, whose translation MSKRKYNVAVVGVTGAVGQAMLRVLEARRFPVDQLVPLASKRSAGKRVRFNGKQITVRELTHNSFDGVDIALFSAGGDISNKFAPAAVKAGAVVVDNSSAFRMEKNVPLVVPEINGADVPKHHGIIANPNCSTIVTLMALHPLHAAFGVKRIFAATYQAVSGSGAQGIVELESQVKDLARGRKISKSVYPHQIAFNALPHVDAFLPNGYTKEEMKLENEGRKILHHARFKASTTCVRVPVYRAHSIAVNAEFDKPVTVAAARRVLTKAPGLELIDDVSKNIYPLALECAEKDNCAVGRIRKDCAMKNGLSFWVVGDQILKGAALNAVQIAEELV comes from the coding sequence ATGAGCAAACGCAAATACAATGTAGCCGTCGTGGGCGTGACCGGTGCCGTGGGGCAGGCGATGCTGCGCGTACTGGAGGCGCGACGCTTCCCCGTGGACCAACTCGTACCGCTCGCTTCCAAGCGCAGTGCCGGCAAGCGCGTGCGTTTCAACGGCAAACAAATTACCGTGCGCGAACTCACGCACAATTCGTTTGATGGCGTGGACATCGCACTCTTCAGTGCCGGCGGCGACATCAGCAACAAGTTTGCGCCCGCGGCCGTAAAAGCCGGCGCGGTGGTGGTGGATAATTCCAGCGCCTTCCGAATGGAAAAAAATGTGCCGCTCGTGGTGCCGGAAATCAATGGCGCGGATGTGCCCAAACATCACGGCATCATCGCCAATCCCAACTGCAGCACCATTGTCACGCTGATGGCGTTGCATCCGTTGCACGCGGCGTTTGGCGTGAAGCGGATTTTTGCGGCCACCTATCAGGCCGTGTCGGGCAGCGGTGCGCAGGGGATTGTGGAATTGGAATCGCAGGTGAAAGACCTCGCGCGCGGACGCAAAATTTCAAAATCAGTTTACCCTCACCAAATTGCCTTCAACGCCCTGCCCCACGTGGATGCCTTTCTCCCAAACGGCTACACAAAGGAAGAAATGAAACTCGAAAATGAAGGCCGTAAAATTTTGCATCACGCACGGTTCAAAGCCAGCACCACCTGCGTGCGCGTGCCGGTGTACCGCGCGCATTCCATTGCGGTGAACGCGGAGTTCGACAAACCCGTCACTGTAGCCGCAGCGCGCCGGGTTTTAACCAAAGCCCCGGGACTGGAACTGATCGATGACGTATCCAAAAACATTTACCCGCTGGCGCTGGAATGTGCTGAAAAAGACAACTGCGCCGTGGGCCGCATCCGCAAAGATTGCGCCATGAAAAACGGCCTGAGTTTTTGGGTCGTTGGGGATCAAATCCTCAAAGGCGCCGCGCTCAACGCGGTGCAAATTGCGGAGGAACTCGTTTAA
- a CDS encoding thioredoxin fold domain-containing protein, which translates to MNFSLTILLLLITPAPAKVADTGLALPDLRGREITPLRAPGKKNKQPAVLVFTTPDCPVANKMVPEIRRIAKDFNGRAQFTLVYVDPESTPKTLEQHQTDFALGNIAGVHDRQHRLVRTVGATVTPEVVVVLPDGAIAYRGRINNFYEDFGKPRRVITQHDLRDALTAVLAGRPAPKPRGECIGCFIPKLKRQ; encoded by the coding sequence ATGAATTTCAGCCTAACCATTTTGCTGCTGCTAATCACCCCCGCGCCCGCAAAGGTGGCGGATACCGGCTTGGCGCTGCCGGATTTACGCGGGCGCGAGATCACGCCATTGCGTGCGCCGGGCAAAAAAAACAAGCAGCCCGCCGTGCTTGTGTTCACCACCCCCGATTGTCCGGTGGCCAATAAAATGGTGCCGGAGATTCGGCGCATCGCAAAAGATTTTAATGGGCGCGCACAATTCACGCTGGTGTATGTGGATCCTGAGTCCACTCCCAAAACACTCGAGCAACATCAAACTGATTTTGCGTTGGGCAACATCGCCGGCGTGCACGATCGCCAACACCGGCTCGTGCGCACGGTAGGTGCCACGGTAACGCCCGAGGTGGTGGTGGTGCTGCCCGATGGCGCCATTGCCTATCGCGGGCGCATCAATAATTTTTATGAGGACTTCGGCAAACCACGCCGGGTGATCACCCAACACGACCTGCGCGATGCCCTCACCGCCGTGCTCGCCGGACGGCCCGCACCCAAGCCGCGCGGCGAATGCATCGGCTGTTTCATTCCCAAACTAAAGCGCCAATAA
- a CDS encoding ThuA domain-containing protein, whose translation MKNLFALLFASTLIAFQIQAQLDHIVYEAKSGPGNGKHLVFLTGDEEYRGEEGLPMMAKILSQRHGFKCTVLFSLNDKGEIDPNNQKSLSHPEALDSADAIIMLLRFRTWDEATYKHFDNACNRGVPIIGLRTSTHAFRGKLGGFGKRVLGEGWVSHWGGHKREACRGVIEPSEKNNPIFNGVTDVFADSDVYEAYPAQDAKILMRGLVLENMKPDSKPSTRTKKNRKLKQESGINDPAMPVAWTRNYQWPSGKISKIFCSTMGAATDLQSEGLRRLIVNAVYAGLEIDVPKKANVDYVDPYKPLFYGFNSFRRGIKPADHALGKMLPAGQQKK comes from the coding sequence ATGAAAAATCTATTTGCACTTCTTTTCGCATCCACACTGATCGCCTTCCAAATTCAAGCCCAGCTGGATCACATTGTATACGAAGCCAAATCCGGCCCCGGCAACGGGAAACACTTGGTTTTCCTGACTGGCGACGAGGAATACCGGGGCGAGGAAGGCCTGCCGATGATGGCTAAGATTCTCAGTCAGCGTCACGGATTCAAGTGTACCGTGCTCTTTTCATTGAATGACAAAGGCGAAATTGATCCCAATAATCAGAAAAGCCTTTCTCACCCGGAAGCGTTGGATTCCGCTGATGCCATCATCATGCTGTTGCGTTTCCGCACGTGGGATGAGGCAACCTACAAGCATTTTGACAATGCCTGCAATCGGGGCGTGCCGATCATCGGCCTACGCACCAGCACCCACGCGTTCCGGGGCAAACTCGGCGGCTTTGGCAAACGTGTCCTGGGCGAAGGCTGGGTGAGTCACTGGGGCGGTCACAAACGTGAGGCCTGCCGCGGTGTGATTGAACCCTCCGAGAAGAACAACCCCATCTTCAATGGCGTCACCGACGTATTTGCTGACTCCGATGTTTACGAAGCCTACCCGGCTCAGGACGCGAAAATCCTCATGCGAGGCTTGGTGCTGGAAAACATGAAACCCGATTCAAAGCCGTCCACCCGCACGAAGAAGAACCGTAAGCTCAAACAAGAATCCGGCATCAACGATCCCGCCATGCCCGTGGCTTGGACGCGCAACTATCAGTGGCCGTCGGGTAAAATCAGCAAAATTTTCTGCTCCACCATGGGTGCGGCCACAGATCTGCAAAGCGAAGGGCTGCGCCGGTTAATCGTCAATGCCGTTTACGCCGGCCTGGAAATAGACGTGCCAAAAAAGGCCAATGTGGACTACGTAGACCCCTATAAGCCACTCTTCTATGGGTTCAATAGTTTCCGCCGCGGCATCAAGCCCGCCGATCACGCGCTTGGAAAAATGCTTCCTGCCGGACAACAGAAGAAATAG
- a CDS encoding WD40 repeat domain-containing protein, with protein MAADAKQVHLAKSLAHTAPLINCRFDPSGQFLFATAEDRAIIRWKLADGSKTIFKGHDSWVRGLEFSEDGNALVSSGFDDTLIWWPVATDKPEPIRKVTAHKGWIRTLAVSPDGALLASGGNDRVVKIWNMADGKPVAELAGHELDVYSVMFHPDGKQLLSGDLMGHIRQWDVAGAKEVRKFDAKDLHTYNSGQQVHFGGVRSLALTADQKQLLAGGLYKGSNPLGAVHEPIVLRFDWDSQKVVKKHITTGVKGVIWRNVIHPDGFMMGCSGGSSGGYLLFWNAGEDKAFHKFKMQDTARGMDLHPDGIQVAAVHWNKKVSLCRLEKKADSKKK; from the coding sequence ATGGCGGCGGACGCGAAACAGGTTCACCTCGCCAAGTCACTGGCGCATACCGCGCCGTTGATCAATTGCCGATTCGATCCCTCCGGCCAATTTCTCTTTGCCACCGCAGAGGATCGCGCCATCATTCGCTGGAAGCTTGCCGATGGCAGCAAAACTATTTTCAAGGGGCACGATTCGTGGGTGCGCGGGTTGGAGTTTTCTGAAGACGGCAATGCGCTGGTGAGCAGCGGATTTGACGACACGCTCATCTGGTGGCCGGTGGCAACGGACAAGCCCGAACCCATCCGCAAGGTCACCGCGCATAAAGGTTGGATTCGCACTCTCGCCGTGAGCCCGGACGGCGCGTTGCTCGCCAGCGGCGGCAATGATCGGGTGGTGAAAATCTGGAACATGGCCGACGGCAAACCTGTGGCCGAATTGGCGGGGCACGAGCTGGATGTGTATTCGGTGATGTTTCATCCCGATGGCAAGCAGTTGCTCAGCGGGGATTTAATGGGCCACATCCGCCAGTGGGATGTGGCCGGTGCGAAGGAAGTACGTAAATTCGATGCCAAAGATTTACACACCTACAACAGCGGCCAGCAGGTGCACTTTGGCGGCGTGCGCAGCCTCGCGCTCACGGCGGATCAGAAGCAGTTGCTTGCCGGTGGGCTGTACAAAGGCAGCAATCCGCTGGGCGCAGTGCACGAACCGATTGTTTTGCGCTTTGATTGGGACAGCCAAAAGGTGGTGAAGAAGCACATCACCACCGGTGTGAAAGGCGTCATCTGGCGTAACGTAATTCATCCGGATGGATTTATGATGGGCTGCTCCGGTGGCAGCAGTGGCGGGTATTTGCTATTTTGGAACGCGGGTGAGGACAAGGCGTTTCACAAATTCAAAATGCAGGACACCGCCCGCGGGATGGATCTGCATCCTGACGGCATCCAAGTTGCAGCGGTGCATTGGAACAAGAAAGTGTCCCTTTGCAGACTTGAAAAGAAGGCTGATTCGAAGAAGAAATGA